The following are encoded together in the Bacillus sp. NP157 genome:
- a CDS encoding HigA family addiction module antidote protein, with protein sequence MTERLPPVHPGEVLREDYMRPMGLSSNALALAIGVTAARVNELVTGKRGLTADTALRLARYFGTDPRSWMNLQLNYELEVAERRIGDALERITPRVAA encoded by the coding sequence ATGACCGAGAGGCTGCCCCCAGTCCATCCCGGCGAAGTGCTCCGCGAGGATTACATGCGCCCGATGGGTCTTTCTTCGAATGCCCTTGCCCTCGCCATCGGCGTCACGGCAGCGCGCGTCAACGAGCTGGTGACGGGCAAGCGTGGCCTTACCGCCGATACCGCACTGCGCCTCGCACGGTATTTCGGCACCGACCCACGTAGCTGGATGAACCTGCAACTGAACTACGAACTGGAAGTGGCGGAGCGCCGCATCGGCGACGCACTCGAGCGGATCACACCGCGCGTAGCAGCCTGA
- a CDS encoding isochorismatase family protein yields MSTDTALIVIDVQESFRHRPYWRDDGVAAYLERQQALIDGARAQGIAVVRIFHVEDEGVFSEASGYVATMAPLRIEPAVTFRKRRHSALMGSGLDVWLVEHGIRRVIISGIRTEQCCETTTRHASDLGYDVDYVGEATLTFPMTDATGREWSAAEIRARTELVLAGRFARIATVDEALSHGLTRAA; encoded by the coding sequence ATGAGCACCGATACCGCACTGATCGTGATCGACGTCCAGGAGTCGTTCCGGCACCGGCCTTACTGGCGGGACGACGGCGTCGCGGCCTACCTGGAGCGGCAGCAGGCGTTGATCGACGGCGCAAGGGCGCAGGGGATCGCCGTGGTACGCATCTTCCACGTCGAAGACGAAGGCGTGTTCTCGGAGGCCTCGGGCTACGTGGCGACGATGGCGCCGTTGCGCATCGAGCCGGCGGTGACGTTCCGCAAGCGCCGGCACAGCGCCCTGATGGGTTCGGGGCTCGACGTGTGGCTCGTCGAGCACGGTATCCGCCGGGTGATCATTTCAGGCATCCGCACCGAGCAGTGCTGCGAGACGACCACGCGGCATGCTTCGGACCTCGGTTACGACGTCGACTACGTCGGCGAAGCAACGCTGACCTTCCCGATGACCGACGCCACGGGGCGCGAGTGGAGCGCTGCCGAGATCCGCGCCCGCACCGAACTCGTCCTCGCCGGTCGCTTCGCGCGCATCGCGACGGTGGACGAGGCGCTCTCGCACGGCCTGACCCGGGCGGCGTGA
- a CDS encoding metalloregulator ArsR/SmtB family transcription factor codes for MAIDKVFEALASRPRREILAYLSATELTAGEIASRFDMSAPSISRHLSVLEGAGLVSSEKRGQFVVYQLNRDSLVNTLTGFAFEICPVGKPLKRESKKLSTKKQPG; via the coding sequence ATGGCCATCGACAAGGTGTTCGAAGCCCTCGCCTCGCGGCCCCGTCGCGAGATCCTCGCCTACCTGTCGGCCACCGAGCTGACCGCCGGCGAGATCGCCAGCCGCTTCGACATGAGCGCCCCATCGATTTCCAGGCACCTCTCCGTCCTCGAGGGCGCCGGCCTGGTATCGAGCGAGAAGCGTGGCCAGTTCGTGGTTTACCAGCTCAACCGGGACAGCCTGGTCAACACGCTCACCGGCTTCGCCTTCGAAATCTGCCCGGTGGGCAAGCCGCTGAAGCGCGAGTCGAAGAAGCTTTCCACGAAGAAACAGCCAGGCTGA
- the nusA gene encoding transcription termination factor NusA, translated as MSKELLLVVDAVANEKGVPREVIFDAMEAALASAAKKRYPDEDPDIRVEIDRNTGDYETFRRYEVIADDAEMESPFFQVRLMDALDDDENSVVGDLLEEQIENAEFGRIAAQAAKQVIVQRVREAERQQVVDAFVDRVGELVTGIVKRVERGNVYLDLGSNAEAFIPRDKTIPRESHRVGDRVRGYLYEVKSEIRGPQLFVSRSAPEFMMELFKLEVPEVGQGLVEIKGCARDPGDRAKIAVVAHDTRTDPIGACIGMRGSRVQAVSNELNGERVDIILWHENQAQYVINAMAPAEVQSIIMDEEKHSMDIAVAEDKLSQAIGRGGQNVRLASKLTGWQLNVMTQDQVTAKTEAEQQAALALFMDRLEVDQEIAGILVQEGFSSVEEIAYVPSAELLAIDGFDEDIVEELRARARDALLTEALAVEENVEGPEQELLDLDGMDEATAYALAERNVRTLDDLGDLAVDELIDIEGMTEERASQLIMAARAPMIARLEKGG; from the coding sequence ATGAGCAAAGAACTTTTGCTGGTAGTCGACGCGGTCGCCAATGAAAAGGGCGTGCCGCGCGAAGTTATTTTTGATGCCATGGAAGCGGCGCTTGCCTCGGCCGCCAAGAAGCGCTACCCCGATGAGGACCCGGATATCCGCGTCGAAATCGACCGCAACACGGGCGATTACGAAACCTTCCGCCGTTACGAAGTCATCGCCGACGACGCCGAGATGGAGTCGCCGTTCTTCCAGGTGCGCCTGATGGACGCGCTGGACGACGACGAGAACTCGGTGGTGGGCGACCTGCTCGAAGAGCAGATCGAAAACGCCGAGTTCGGTCGCATCGCGGCGCAGGCTGCCAAGCAGGTGATCGTCCAGCGCGTCCGCGAGGCCGAGCGCCAGCAGGTGGTCGATGCCTTCGTCGATCGCGTGGGCGAGCTGGTCACCGGCATCGTCAAGCGCGTCGAGCGCGGCAACGTCTACCTCGACCTCGGCAGCAACGCCGAAGCCTTCATCCCGCGCGACAAGACGATTCCGCGTGAATCGCACCGCGTGGGCGACCGCGTCCGCGGTTACCTGTACGAAGTGAAGTCGGAAATCCGTGGCCCGCAGCTGTTCGTCTCGCGCAGCGCCCCGGAATTCATGATGGAGCTGTTCAAGCTCGAAGTGCCGGAAGTCGGCCAGGGCCTCGTCGAGATCAAGGGCTGCGCCCGCGATCCGGGCGACCGCGCGAAGATCGCCGTGGTTGCCCACGACACCCGCACCGATCCCATCGGCGCCTGCATCGGCATGCGCGGTTCGCGCGTCCAGGCCGTGTCCAACGAGCTCAACGGTGAGCGCGTCGACATCATCCTGTGGCACGAAAACCAGGCGCAGTACGTCATCAATGCGATGGCGCCGGCCGAAGTGCAGTCCATCATCATGGACGAAGAAAAGCACTCGATGGACATCGCGGTGGCCGAGGACAAGCTGTCCCAGGCCATCGGCCGTGGCGGCCAGAACGTCCGCCTCGCCAGCAAGCTCACCGGCTGGCAGCTCAACGTGATGACCCAGGACCAGGTCACCGCCAAGACGGAAGCCGAGCAGCAGGCCGCGCTGGCGCTGTTCATGGACCGCCTCGAAGTCGACCAGGAAATCGCCGGCATCCTCGTGCAGGAAGGCTTCTCGTCGGTGGAAGAAATTGCATACGTGCCCAGCGCCGAGCTGCTGGCCATCGACGGCTTCGACGAAGACATCGTCGAAGAGCTGCGCGCCCGCGCACGCGATGCCCTGCTCACCGAAGCGCTGGCCGTGGAAGAGAACGTGGAAGGGCCGGAACAGGAGCTGTTGGACCTGGACGGCATGGACGAGGCCACGGCATACGCCCTGGCCGAGCGCAACGTGCGCACGCTTGACGACCTGGGCGACCTGGCCGTTGACGAACTGATCGATATCGAAGGCATGACCGAGGAGCGCGCTTCGCAGCTGATCATGGCCGCGCGCGCACCGATGATCGCCCGACTGGAGAAGGGCGGCTAA
- a CDS encoding AAA family ATPase has protein sequence MLTTLAVANYRSLRSLVMPMSSVNLVTGANGSGKSNLYRALRLLAETAQGGIVGALSREGGLGSTLWAGPEKFSKGMLAGTQPVEGLRREHSISLRLGFASDDFGYAIDLGFPVPSMSAFDFDPVIKSEVIFKGAFLRDANKLIERKGPSARSREGRSWRDIGGYLAPFESIFTQVADPERAPEVMLLRETIRGWRFYDHFRSDVDAPARSPQLATRTPVLSHDGRDLAAAWQTIREIGDVAALDAAVDDAFPGAHVSIASEGSRLVLWFHQPGLLRPLSAGELSDGTLRYLLWIAALHTPRPPPLMVLNEPETSLHPDLLPALGRLILATSTRSQVWVVSHASRLIATLEASDACHSVRLEKVLSQTAIQGQGMLDEPPWHWLAER, from the coding sequence ATGCTCACCACGCTCGCCGTCGCCAACTACCGCTCGCTGCGCTCACTGGTCATGCCGATGTCGTCGGTCAACCTCGTCACGGGCGCGAACGGCAGTGGCAAGTCCAACCTCTACCGTGCGCTCCGGCTGCTCGCCGAAACCGCGCAGGGCGGCATCGTTGGTGCGCTCTCGCGCGAGGGTGGCCTTGGCTCCACGTTGTGGGCGGGCCCCGAAAAGTTCTCCAAGGGCATGCTCGCCGGCACCCAGCCGGTGGAGGGCCTTCGCCGCGAACACTCGATATCGCTGCGCCTCGGTTTCGCCAGCGATGATTTCGGCTACGCGATCGACCTCGGCTTCCCGGTGCCGTCGATGTCGGCCTTCGATTTCGATCCGGTGATCAAGTCCGAGGTGATCTTCAAGGGTGCCTTCCTGCGCGACGCGAACAAGCTGATCGAACGCAAGGGGCCGTCGGCACGTTCGCGCGAGGGCAGGAGCTGGCGCGACATCGGCGGATACCTCGCGCCGTTCGAATCGATCTTCACCCAGGTCGCCGACCCCGAACGCGCGCCCGAAGTCATGCTCCTGCGCGAGACGATCCGTGGCTGGCGCTTCTACGATCATTTTCGTTCCGACGTGGATGCGCCCGCGCGCTCGCCGCAGCTGGCGACGCGCACGCCGGTGCTCAGCCACGATGGTCGCGACCTTGCCGCGGCCTGGCAGACGATCCGCGAGATCGGCGACGTTGCCGCCCTCGATGCGGCGGTCGACGACGCCTTCCCCGGTGCGCATGTCAGCATTGCCTCCGAAGGCAGCCGGCTGGTGCTGTGGTTCCACCAGCCCGGCCTGCTGCGTCCGCTGTCGGCGGGCGAACTGTCCGACGGCACGCTGCGCTACCTGCTTTGGATCGCCGCACTGCACACGCCGCGGCCGCCGCCGTTGATGGTCCTCAACGAGCCGGAGACGAGCCTGCATCCGGACCTCTTGCCGGCGTTGGGGCGACTGATCCTCGCGACATCGACGCGAAGCCAGGTCTGGGTCGTATCACACGCGTCGCGGCTGATCGCCACGCTCGAGGCATCGGACGCATGCCATTCCGTGCGCCTGGAAAAGGTCCTCAGCCAGACGGCGATCCAGGGCCAGGGCATGCTCGACGAGCCACCGTGGCATTGGCTGGCGGAGCGCTGA
- a CDS encoding type II toxin-antitoxin system RelE/ParE family toxin: MILSFTDKDTEALFHGHCPRRWIAFATVARRKLAQLNAAATLAFLACPPGNRLELLKGDRAGQYSIRINDQFRLCFRWVDGDVHAVEIVDYH; this comes from the coding sequence ATGATCCTCTCATTCACCGACAAAGACACGGAAGCGCTCTTTCACGGTCATTGCCCGCGGCGCTGGATCGCCTTTGCGACGGTCGCGCGCCGAAAGCTCGCACAGCTCAACGCAGCCGCCACGCTCGCCTTCCTGGCGTGTCCGCCGGGTAACCGGCTTGAGTTGTTGAAAGGTGATCGCGCCGGGCAATACAGCATCCGCATCAACGACCAGTTTCGTCTTTGTTTTCGTTGGGTGGACGGCGATGTGCACGCCGTCGAAATCGTCGATTACCACTAG
- a CDS encoding helix-turn-helix domain-containing protein produces MATLLPVFVVVPPRVLLLDLAGPIEVLRKANLLQSEVCFEVAFVGPRRRVGSSIGLGIDGIASMPSRLPAGSMVVVPGHADVPMGAPRTTPAEDLEAEQAIVDWLATVVKPGIRVMSICSGAMLVGRAGLLDGFECTTHHADTAKLAEAVPQATVRENRLYVEDGERLSSAGITSGIDLMLHVVADFVGPSIAVAIARYLVVYLRRAGGDPQLSPWLEGRNHMHPAIHRAQDAVASDPAGPWSVDALARVAAASPRHLSRLFNEHAGMSVSEYVARMRLALARELLAESRLDMEAVAERSGFGSSRQLRRAWARNHALPPSHFRAAPGAG; encoded by the coding sequence ATGGCCACGTTGCTGCCCGTTTTCGTTGTCGTGCCACCTCGCGTCCTGCTGCTTGACCTTGCAGGTCCGATCGAAGTGTTGCGCAAGGCCAACCTGCTGCAATCCGAGGTGTGTTTCGAGGTGGCTTTCGTCGGGCCGCGACGCCGGGTCGGAAGCTCGATCGGCCTGGGCATCGACGGCATCGCCAGCATGCCGTCGCGGCTGCCCGCCGGATCGATGGTGGTCGTCCCGGGCCACGCCGACGTGCCGATGGGCGCGCCGCGCACCACGCCCGCCGAGGATCTCGAAGCCGAGCAAGCGATCGTCGACTGGCTGGCGACGGTGGTGAAGCCCGGCATTCGCGTGATGTCGATCTGCTCCGGCGCCATGCTGGTGGGACGTGCCGGCTTGCTGGACGGCTTCGAATGCACCACCCATCACGCGGACACGGCGAAGCTGGCCGAAGCCGTCCCGCAGGCGACGGTCCGCGAGAATCGCCTTTACGTGGAAGACGGCGAGCGACTCAGCAGCGCCGGCATCACCTCGGGCATCGATCTCATGCTGCACGTCGTCGCCGACTTCGTCGGGCCATCCATCGCCGTGGCCATCGCGCGCTACCTCGTGGTGTACCTGCGCCGTGCCGGCGGCGATCCGCAACTGTCGCCGTGGCTCGAGGGCCGCAACCACATGCACCCCGCGATCCATCGCGCGCAGGACGCGGTGGCGTCGGATCCGGCAGGGCCCTGGTCGGTCGATGCATTGGCACGCGTCGCGGCCGCCAGCCCCCGCCACCTGTCACGCCTGTTCAACGAGCATGCCGGCATGAGCGTGAGCGAGTACGTGGCGCGCATGCGCCTGGCCCTGGCCCGCGAGCTGCTGGCCGAATCGCGTCTCGACATGGAAGCCGTGGCCGAGCGATCCGGCTTCGGCTCGTCGCGCCAGCTTCGCCGTGCATGGGCACGCAACCACGCGCTGCCGCCCAGTCACTTTCGTGCGGCCCCCGGGGCCGGGTGA
- a CDS encoding prolyl oligopeptidase family serine peptidase, translated as MKRLIGLLFALVATAAMATPPGHFEERAAKIEGVDYRYQVFVPGGLSPSSHPPIVLFLHGSGEKGEDNKAQMSQGLPPWLKEHLDFPAVVVMPQAHPQQSWRHNTVASAALAILRTSMAEFHADPKQVYVTGLSDGGFGAWKLGAEHPGEFAGLVIICGGVFSTWDGQAYTAIWGAPAHDGPQALFDWVAGKVKGTPVWLFHGADDGTVPPEQSRQMHAALERIGSPVRYTEYPGVGHGSWQKAYATPNLWPFYHPPQL; from the coding sequence ATGAAGCGATTGATCGGGTTGTTGTTCGCACTGGTGGCAACGGCCGCCATGGCCACGCCGCCGGGGCATTTCGAAGAACGCGCCGCGAAGATCGAAGGCGTCGACTATCGCTACCAGGTGTTCGTTCCGGGTGGTCTCTCGCCATCGAGCCATCCGCCGATCGTCCTGTTCCTGCACGGTAGCGGCGAGAAGGGCGAAGACAACAAGGCGCAGATGAGCCAGGGCTTGCCGCCGTGGCTGAAGGAACACCTCGATTTCCCCGCGGTGGTGGTCATGCCGCAGGCGCATCCGCAACAAAGCTGGCGACATAACACGGTGGCGTCTGCCGCGCTGGCGATCCTCCGTACCTCGATGGCCGAGTTCCATGCCGATCCGAAGCAGGTCTACGTCACGGGTTTGTCCGACGGTGGTTTCGGCGCGTGGAAGCTCGGCGCCGAGCACCCCGGGGAATTCGCCGGGCTGGTGATCATCTGCGGCGGCGTGTTCTCCACATGGGACGGCCAGGCCTACACCGCCATCTGGGGTGCGCCCGCACACGACGGGCCGCAGGCGCTGTTCGACTGGGTGGCGGGGAAGGTGAAGGGCACGCCGGTCTGGCTGTTCCACGGCGCCGACGACGGCACCGTCCCGCCCGAACAGTCGCGCCAGATGCACGCCGCGCTCGAACGCATCGGCTCCCCGGTCCGCTACACCGAGTACCCCGGCGTCGGCCACGGCTCCTGGCAGAAAGCCTACGCCACCCCCAACCTCTGGCCCTTCTACCACCCACCCCAGTTGTAG
- a CDS encoding GGDEF domain-containing protein, with translation MDGTTGLDIHTLGIIGLAVGIAIALSFSLLSLVLRGMAALHVWAAAFWLLTLAGLAEGYDENGKFLSAIVGSALIALANAAMLVGIAMHLGRPLRWRWPGLVIALFLLIQAGFMLWPPSGAVESIVFGLKSVTWDAWMVFFLLFRAPRELRVGAAFTAAVFVVDTLFYISRGFISLHPEIDSPELTSLLTTSNYLFGILCTFLLSTGFTLMLSQRLVHDLREAAEFDGLTGLLNRSALLKAAAPILQGNRGHTHAALLFDLDHFKAINDRWGHAGGDAVLKHFAQVLRDGGGASKGILLSRYGGEEFLLLAPCTSPNVAATLAESLRALVERSPASHGGQAIAFTTSVGVATGTGDNIQRLIDTADAALYQAKRTGRDRVEVMATGMDETPGDMRQASLDAAV, from the coding sequence ATGGATGGGACGACCGGGCTGGACATCCACACGCTGGGCATCATCGGCCTGGCGGTCGGCATTGCCATCGCACTGAGTTTCTCGCTCCTGAGCCTCGTACTGCGTGGCATGGCCGCGCTGCACGTGTGGGCCGCCGCGTTCTGGCTGCTGACCCTGGCCGGCCTGGCCGAGGGCTACGACGAAAACGGCAAATTTCTTTCCGCCATCGTCGGCAGCGCCCTGATCGCCCTGGCCAACGCTGCCATGCTGGTCGGCATCGCCATGCACCTGGGCCGCCCGCTGCGCTGGCGCTGGCCGGGCCTGGTCATCGCCCTCTTCCTGCTGATCCAGGCCGGCTTCATGCTCTGGCCGCCCTCGGGCGCCGTCGAAAGCATCGTCTTCGGGCTGAAGAGCGTGACATGGGACGCGTGGATGGTGTTTTTCCTGCTGTTCCGCGCACCGCGCGAGCTGAGGGTCGGCGCGGCGTTCACCGCGGCGGTTTTCGTCGTCGACACCCTTTTTTATATTTCTCGCGGCTTCATCTCACTGCATCCTGAGATCGATTCGCCCGAGCTCACCTCGCTGCTGACCACCTCGAACTACCTGTTCGGGATCCTGTGCACCTTCCTGCTCAGCACCGGGTTCACCCTGATGCTGTCCCAGCGGCTGGTCCACGACCTGCGCGAAGCCGCCGAATTCGACGGCTTGACCGGGCTGCTGAACCGCTCCGCCCTGCTCAAGGCCGCGGCGCCCATCCTCCAGGGCAACCGCGGACACACCCACGCCGCCCTGCTGTTCGACCTGGACCACTTCAAGGCGATCAACGATCGCTGGGGCCATGCCGGCGGGGATGCGGTGCTCAAACACTTCGCCCAGGTGTTGCGCGACGGCGGCGGTGCATCGAAAGGCATCCTGCTGTCGCGCTACGGTGGCGAAGAGTTCCTGCTGCTGGCCCCGTGCACCAGCCCGAACGTCGCCGCCACGCTGGCCGAGTCGTTGCGTGCGCTGGTCGAACGCTCCCCGGCCAGCCATGGCGGCCAGGCCATCGCGTTCACCACCAGCGTCGGCGTTGCCACCGGCACCGGCGACAACATCCAGCGACTGATCGACACCGCCGACGCAGCGCTCTACCAGGCCAAGCGGACGGGACGCGACCGGGTGGAAGTCATGGCCACCGGCATGGACGAGACGCCGGGCGACATGCGCCAGGCATCCCTGGACGCAGCCGTCTGA
- a CDS encoding DUF2867 domain-containing protein codes for MSSHAESVASFPSISIPSAADGPPVEVSLIAQLGHGAGSQLVAASSLRQRAHAAFVDELDEPSAKLAGTHFEHDDPSSLYTFAVGAKGHPFHRHAGHRIFTAVSGSSGALLRFCTATAAQLADDPTHFLRALRHVEIPPDSLFTVRFGGGTWHQFQPLRAGSGHPAFFALSCHTNELGGDLPDAVRQQVLDDGASIPSLTELLPDAVQALLDGMTPGHVHVPTASLSLEAAPGSLQVTLCGFARRTLGKVRALLAGWGRGGGFLSRTQGWQTVVELDAPDTDSLLREQFAGAVDHEDGFRLVLAERQPRHARASVLLADLLDAFMKHPPGSVSRLMALRNLLVMPLGLRRSPLACPVSSLLAPLDKRVFAGRFPVLDQRIDGDDSFAQVILGADDKHLSFRSCVALRVVDGRVDVTLGTRVRCRNAFGRVYLGLIDRVHRRYVSPLVLRGAVAHAFPVQDDAVLRRRPTTTSLPTPLA; via the coding sequence ATGTCATCGCACGCCGAGTCCGTCGCATCGTTTCCCAGCATCAGCATCCCCTCTGCCGCGGACGGCCCGCCCGTTGAGGTGTCGCTTATCGCCCAGCTCGGGCATGGCGCGGGTAGCCAGCTGGTAGCCGCCTCCTCGTTGCGCCAGCGGGCGCACGCGGCCTTCGTGGACGAGCTCGACGAGCCGTCGGCGAAGCTGGCCGGCACGCACTTCGAGCACGACGACCCAAGCTCGCTCTACACCTTCGCGGTGGGCGCCAAGGGGCACCCGTTCCACCGCCACGCCGGCCATCGGATCTTTACCGCGGTGTCGGGCAGCAGCGGTGCCCTGCTGCGCTTCTGCACGGCAACGGCCGCCCAACTCGCCGACGACCCCACGCATTTCCTGCGCGCGCTGCGCCATGTCGAGATCCCGCCCGACTCGCTGTTCACCGTCCGCTTCGGCGGCGGCACCTGGCATCAGTTCCAGCCCTTGCGCGCTGGGTCGGGCCATCCCGCGTTCTTCGCCCTGTCGTGCCACACCAACGAGCTGGGCGGCGACCTTCCCGATGCGGTGCGCCAGCAGGTGCTCGACGATGGCGCCAGCATCCCCTCGCTGACCGAGCTGCTGCCGGACGCCGTGCAGGCGCTCCTGGATGGCATGACGCCCGGGCATGTGCATGTGCCGACGGCGAGCCTGTCGCTTGAGGCCGCACCGGGTTCGCTGCAGGTGACCCTATGCGGCTTCGCCCGGCGAACGCTGGGCAAGGTCCGCGCACTGCTCGCGGGCTGGGGCCGTGGCGGAGGCTTCCTGTCGCGCACGCAAGGCTGGCAAACCGTGGTGGAGCTGGATGCGCCCGACACAGACTCCCTGCTGCGCGAGCAGTTCGCCGGCGCGGTCGACCACGAAGACGGCTTCCGGCTCGTGCTCGCCGAGCGCCAGCCGCGCCATGCGCGGGCGTCGGTCCTCCTCGCCGACCTGCTCGATGCCTTCATGAAGCATCCGCCGGGGAGCGTGTCCCGGCTGATGGCGTTGCGCAACCTGCTGGTCATGCCCCTGGGGCTTCGCCGCTCGCCACTCGCCTGCCCGGTCTCGTCGCTCCTCGCACCGCTGGACAAGCGCGTGTTCGCCGGTCGCTTCCCCGTGCTCGACCAGCGCATCGACGGCGACGACAGCTTCGCGCAAGTGATCCTGGGCGCGGACGACAAGCACCTGTCGTTCCGCTCCTGCGTCGCGCTGCGCGTCGTCGACGGTCGCGTCGACGTCACCCTGGGGACCCGCGTGCGTTGCCGGAACGCGTTCGGTCGCGTCTACCTGGGACTGATCGATCGCGTGCATCGCCGTTACGTCAGCCCGCTGGTCCTGCGTGGCGCGGTAGCCCATGCCTTTCCCGTGCAGGACGACGCCGTCCTTCGCCGCCGCCCGACGACCACATCGCTGCCGACGCCGCTTGCCTGA
- a CDS encoding ribosome maturation factor RimP: MDTNALSQRFSEIVADLGLEVLGIEFSPAGGGQSTLRVFLDVQEDQREGRESPEVNVDDCEAASREFSAWLDVEDPIPGNYVLEVSSPGIDRPLFTAAQFARVTGQEVKVLLKAPIEGRRRLKGNVVEVNGEHIVLEGEAGKFEFEHADVESARVVPDWVALGYAPQPKPTPGASKKSK, from the coding sequence GTGGACACAAACGCACTATCACAGCGCTTCTCGGAGATCGTGGCCGACCTTGGCCTCGAAGTCCTTGGCATCGAATTTTCCCCGGCCGGTGGCGGGCAGAGCACCCTGCGCGTCTTCCTGGATGTCCAGGAGGACCAGCGCGAAGGGCGCGAGTCCCCCGAGGTCAACGTGGACGATTGCGAAGCCGCCAGCCGCGAGTTCTCGGCCTGGCTGGACGTTGAAGATCCGATCCCCGGCAACTATGTACTGGAAGTCTCCTCGCCCGGCATCGACCGGCCGTTGTTCACTGCCGCGCAATTCGCGCGCGTGACCGGCCAGGAAGTGAAGGTGTTGCTGAAGGCTCCCATCGAAGGCCGTCGCCGACTCAAGGGCAACGTCGTTGAAGTCAACGGCGAGCATATTGTCCTGGAAGGCGAGGCCGGCAAGTTCGAATTCGAGCACGCGGACGTTGAAAGCGCCCGCGTGGTTCCCGACTGGGTGGCCCTCGGCTATGCGCCGCAGCCGAAGCCCACGCCGGGCGCCAGCAAGAAATCCAAATAA